In Oryza glaberrima chromosome 8, OglaRS2, whole genome shotgun sequence, the following are encoded in one genomic region:
- the LOC127782116 gene encoding uncharacterized protein LOC127782116 has product MDPAEVMHPALPGCMLRLVHGDAGGAMTNFQCDGCREPGKGGPRYTSGDLVLHTSCARATPALQHQLVEGVMELRLVAPAGGGVCSACYDTVRGFHYYCSRRTSKGEHPKLHPGCAKLPVSMALQNGDAFELRMEVSHRCTSCREMEGFYRPWCYRSTNPEQRMYLHVKCIKEIQDEAEERMMVRLRERADRNVRMERRVCKTLVIMVRIVFRLLIGDPTPILIEGVNAIVSMAMP; this is encoded by the coding sequence ATGGATCCTGCTGAGGTCATGCACCCTGCCCTCCCGGGGTGCATGCTGAGGCTGGTtcacggcgacgccggcggcgcgatGACCAACTTCCAGTGCGACGGCTGCAGGGAGCCCGGCAAAGGCGGCCCAAGGTACACCTCCGGCGACCTCGTCCTCCACACGAGCTGCGCCCGCGCGACACCCGCGCTGCAGCACCAGCTGGTGGAGGGTGTCATGGAGCTCCGGCtcgtcgcccccgccggcggcggcgtctgctcCGCCTGCTACGACACGGTGCGAGGGTTCCACTACTACTGCTCCAGGAGGACCAGCAAAGGCGAGCACCCGAAGCTGCACCCGGGCTGCGCGAAGCTGCCGGTGTCCATGGCCTTGCAGAACGGTGACGCCTTCGAGCTCCGCATGGAGGTGTCTCACCGGTGCACCAGCTGCAGGGAGATGGAGGGGTTCTACCGCCCATGGTGCTACCGCTCCACGAACCCTGAGCAACGCATGTACCTGCACGTCAAGTGCATCAAGGAGATCCAGGACGAAGCTGAAGAGAGGATGATGGTCCGCCTACGGGAGCGTGCTGACCGAAACGTTAGGATGGAGAGGCGCGTGTGCAAAACCCTCGTGATCATGGTGCGCATCGTCTTCAGGCTGCTCATCGGGGACCCGACACCGATACTCATAGAAGGAGTGAACGCCATCGTCTCCATGGCGATGCCGTAG